A genomic segment from Klebsiella africana encodes:
- the tssF gene encoding type VI secretion system baseplate subunit TssF — MDDLTLRYYDAEMRYLLEAGEEFARAHPEQAAMLNLDKAGARDPFVERLFEGFAFLMGRMREKLDDDLPELTEGVVSLLWPHYLRTIPSMSVVEFTPDWPEMKESMTIGKGFAVLSRPIGEKGTRCRYTTTKALVLQPLSLERVQLATDTDGRSVITLRFTCSQLTDWRQVDLSHIPLYCNADAPLACAMHEAFTLNVARMWLRMPDEVDRRPLDGYFSALGFGEDDGLWPEDGRSFRGYQLLLEYFTFREKFMFIDLRGLETVDLPAGMAWFEIDVVLAERWEHDFRFSEKQLRLHCVPVINLFPLESDPLTINSLQTEYPLRPMRVQDGHTEIYTVDSVISSHQQVYAPFSSFRHKGGMMRHDAADYYYHTRVRRGPSGLYNTWLIVGGEAFDNHSVPEDESLSLTLTGTNGQLPRRALQSTVLDTVMKTTSASVAVRNLCAPTLPCYPPAQDRFHWRVLSHLGSSFLSLMDNAEVLRGTLALYEWTDSEMNRRRLEAILDVKHRATERFAQGHLVRGVQIEVTLDSHGFAGRGDICLFGEMLSRFFALYTDIYLFNRLIIILQPTGERLEWEEKHSRRIPG, encoded by the coding sequence ATGGACGATTTAACCTTGCGTTATTACGACGCTGAAATGCGCTACCTGCTGGAAGCGGGTGAAGAGTTTGCCCGCGCGCATCCTGAGCAGGCGGCAATGCTCAATCTCGACAAAGCGGGCGCCCGCGACCCTTTTGTCGAGCGCCTGTTTGAAGGTTTTGCCTTCCTGATGGGCCGCATGCGCGAGAAGCTCGATGACGATCTGCCTGAGCTGACCGAAGGCGTGGTCAGTCTGCTGTGGCCACATTATTTACGTACCATTCCCTCGATGTCGGTCGTGGAATTCACCCCCGACTGGCCGGAAATGAAAGAATCGATGACGATAGGCAAAGGTTTTGCAGTACTTTCCCGGCCGATCGGTGAAAAGGGCACGCGCTGCCGGTACACCACCACCAAAGCACTCGTTCTGCAGCCGTTGTCCCTTGAGCGCGTCCAGCTGGCTACCGATACGGATGGCCGGTCGGTGATCACGCTGCGCTTTACCTGCAGCCAGCTGACGGACTGGCGCCAGGTCGATCTCAGTCATATTCCGCTGTATTGCAACGCCGATGCGCCGCTGGCCTGCGCCATGCACGAGGCCTTTACCCTCAATGTGGCCCGGATGTGGCTGCGCATGCCCGATGAGGTGGACAGAAGGCCGCTGGACGGGTATTTCAGCGCGCTGGGATTTGGTGAGGATGACGGCCTCTGGCCTGAAGATGGCCGCAGTTTTCGCGGTTACCAGCTGCTGCTGGAGTATTTTACCTTCCGCGAAAAGTTCATGTTCATCGACCTGCGCGGCCTGGAGACAGTGGATTTACCGGCCGGAATGGCGTGGTTTGAAATCGATGTCGTGCTGGCGGAACGCTGGGAACATGACTTCCGCTTCAGCGAAAAGCAGTTGCGCCTGCACTGCGTGCCAGTGATCAACCTCTTTCCGCTGGAGTCCGATCCGCTGACCATCAATTCCCTGCAGACCGAATATCCGCTGCGCCCGATGCGCGTGCAGGACGGCCACACCGAAATTTACACCGTCGATTCCGTGATCTCCTCGCACCAGCAGGTTTATGCGCCGTTCTCAAGTTTTCGCCACAAAGGCGGCATGATGCGTCATGACGCGGCGGATTATTACTATCATACCCGGGTGCGCCGTGGCCCCTCGGGGCTGTACAACACCTGGCTTATCGTCGGCGGAGAAGCCTTTGATAATCATAGCGTACCGGAAGATGAAAGCCTGTCGCTGACCCTCACCGGAACCAACGGCCAGCTGCCGCGTCGCGCGCTGCAGAGCACCGTGCTCGATACGGTGATGAAAACCACTTCGGCCAGCGTCGCGGTGCGTAACCTCTGCGCGCCGACGCTGCCGTGCTATCCCCCCGCCCAGGACCGTTTTCACTGGCGGGTGCTGAGCCATCTGGGCAGCAGTTTTCTTTCCCTGATGGACAACGCTGAAGTCCTGCGCGGCACCCTGGCGCTGTATGAATGGACCGACAGCGAGATGAATCGTCGGCGTCTGGAAGCCATCCTCGACGTGAAGCACCGCGCAACAGAGCGCTTTGCTCAGGGCCATCTGGTGCGCGGCGTGCAGATTGAAGTCACCCTCGACAGTCACGGCTTTGCCGGACGAGGCGACATATGCCTGTTTGGCGAGATGCTTAGCCGCTTCTTCGCGCTCTACACCGACATCTATTTGTTCAACCGCCTGATTATCATTCTGCAACCAACCGGAGAACGACTGGAATGGGAAGAGAAGCACAGCCGACGCATTCCCGGCTGA